From the genome of Malus domestica chromosome 04, GDT2T_hap1, one region includes:
- the LOC114824314 gene encoding uncharacterized protein translates to MSFFPSNSQIQTQNADSRFQATVLVGAPSFPDAIAWSDENLIAVASGHLVTILNPAALPFGPRGLITIKNSQPFPIGVIDRQDLFSNCMLPTILSRDQEPCVRSISWSPVGLAPNAGCLLAVCTTQGFVKLYRSPYCDFCAEWIEVANVSAKLYDYLQSINFGEAWASSSKQQDVNEHEIEPEIDYDPVKQKSSNKIVRASKSKVKPAKEIPENSTLPLITADQYASRTAMLSTLVVAWSPMLHSLSKTCSVPQDGLSMSLLAVGGKSGKVSVWRIPIPECYSVDQSRVPETVALIGILQAHNSWITAIGWALLDSDSSNPRVLLATASTDGSVRIWLGNNEKLLKSSEPSDTSFSLLQEVASDAAPVFVLSVIVPTKSPDKIHLAAGKGSGSFELWICNISSQNFDKIGTYDAHGQTVTGLAWAFDGQSLYSCSQDNVVRCWILSGSSLCEVPIPSNTPRLRNSTDLPEEFVSCFGLAVSPGNLVIAWVRNTDVEQLNPMYEARTQKAIVEFFWTGGQQVDVSPNNSLHFDVEAIPGFSEELVYWESNFLWSLKQYEMQDKPLVVWDIVTALLAFNHSKPEFVEEVLIKWLSISYLGSQTGIPAETVLLNVSRSCSIVTSRQLHLLNIICRRVILSEMKADEINSKLLNLKGVHGAEKEKRSLWINLLLNSEKELRERLVGFTFSALLSQMPTSAPNSPPGKWFPVGLAQMEQWIELNHDHVHGQLKVLASEVGKRDRRFKSSKCTSAETCSYCLASVPFESPEVAICSGKGHKLVRCSISMEICPTTPTWFCTCCHRRASKPAPAILFATPGLPLNFKSLAASPLLDTSLKPLCPFCGILLQRLQPDFLLSASPT, encoded by the exons ATGTCTTTCTTTCCCTCCAATTcccaaatccaaacccaaaacgCCGACTCCCGTTTCCAGGCCACCGTGCTCGTCGGCGCTCCATCCTTCCCCGACGCCATCGCTTGGTCCGACGAGAACCTCATCGCCGTCGCTTCCGGCCACCTCGTCACCATCCTG AATCCGGCTGCTCTGCCTTTTGGACCAAGAGGCCTAATCACCATAAAAAACAGCCAACCTTTTCCGATTGGTGTCATAGACAGACAAG ATTTATTCTCTAATTGCATGCTGCCTACCATTTTATCACGGGACCAAGAACCTTGTGTTCGATCGATTTCTTGGTCCCCCGTTGGGCTTGCTCCGAACGCTGGCTGCTTGCTGGCTGTCTGCACCACCCAAGGATTCGTCAAGCTTTATCGCTCTCCATATTGCGATTTTTGTGCTGAATGGATAGAG GTTGCAAATGTATCGGCCAAGCTTTATGATTATCTTCAGAGTATAAATTTTGGGGAGGCATGGGCTTCTTCATCAAAACAGCAAGATGTAAAT GAGCATGAAATAGAGCCTGAGATTGACTATGACCCAGTGAAACAAAAGAGTTCAAATAAGATTGTTCGTGCTTCAAAATCGAAAGTAAAACCTGCCAAGGAGATACCAGAAAACAGCACACTCCCTCTTATAACTGCAGATCAATATGCTTCTCGCACGGCAATGCTATCAACTCTTGTAGTTGCCTGGTCGCCAATGCTGCATTCACTATCCAAAACCTGTTCAGTTCCTCAAGATGGTTTGTCCATGTCGTTACTTGCAGTTGGAGGGAAGTCCGGGAAAGTTTCTGTATGGAGAATTCCTATACCAGAATGCTACTCTGTTGATCAAAGCAGGGTCCCGGAAACTGTGGCACTCATAGGGATTCTTCAGGCGCACAATTCATGGATCACAGCTATTGGTTGGGCGTTGCTTGATTCTGATTCTTCAAATCCTAGAGTTTTGTTGGCTACAGCTAGTACTGATGGGAG TGTGAGGATCTGGCTGGGGAATAATGAAAAGTTGCTGAAGTCATCAGAACCTAGCGACACTTCCTTTTCCCTATTGCAGGAG GTTGCAAGCGATGCTGCCCCAGTTTTTGTACTTTCAGTCATTGTGCCTACTAAGTCTCCAGACAAAATTCACTTAGCAGCTGGAAAAGGATCTGGCTCTTTTGAATTGTGGATATGCAACATATCTAGCCAAAATTTTGACAAGATTGGCACATATGATGCACATGGCCAGACG GTTACAGGATTAGCTTGGGCGTTTGATGGGCAATCTTTGTATAGCTGCAGCCAG GATAATGTTGTACGCTGTTGGATTTTGAGTGGAAGTTCTCTCTGTGAAGTACCTATTCCTTCAAATACTCCTCGTTTGAGAAACTCAACTGAT TTACCAGAagaatttgtttcttgctttgGTCTGGCAGTGTCCCCTGGAAATCTTGTGATTGCTTGG GTTCGAAATACTGATGTTGAACAATTAAACCCAATGTACGAGGCAAG GACTCAAAAGGCCATTGTTGAGTTTTTCTGGACCGGTGGGCAGCAAGTAGATGTCTCGCCAAACAATTCCCTACATTTTGATGTTGAAGCGATTCCTGGTTTTTCTGAGGAGTTGGTTTATTGGGAGTCCAACTTTCTATGGTCCTTAAAGCAGTATGAAATGCAAGATAAACCTCTGGTTGTTTGGGATATTGTAACAGCATTGTTGGCTTTCAATCATTCTAAACCAGAGTTTGTAGAAGAAGTACTGATTAAGTGGCTCTCTATTTCATACTTGGGATCTCAAACGGGCATTCCTGCTGAAACggttttgttgaatgtctcCCGAAGTTGCTCAATAGTTACTTCTCGCCAATTACACCTTCTCAATATAATCTGCAGACGTGTGATTCTATCAGAGATGAAGGCTGATGAAATAAACAGTAAATTACTGAATTTGAAAGGAGTACATGGTGCTGAAAAAGAGAAGCGGTCTTTGTGGATCAATCTGCTTTTGAACAGTGAAAAAGAACTCCGGGAAAGGCTTGTGGGATTTACATTTTCTGCTCTTTTAAGTCAAATGCCTACTTCAGCCCCAAATTCTCCACCTGGAAAGTGGTTTCCTGTTGGCTTAGCACAAATGGAGCAGTGGATTGAGCTTAATCATGATCATGTGCACGGTCAGCTAAAGGTCCTCGCATCTGAAGTTGGAAAGCGGGATAGGAG GTTTAAGTCCAGTAAATGCACATCAGCAGAGACGTGCAGCTATTGTTTAGCATCAGTTCCATTTGAATCTCCAGAAGTTGCCATCTGCAGCGGAAAGGGCCACAAACTAGTCAGGTGTTCCATTTCTATGGAGATTTGTCCTACTACTCCGACATGGTTTTGCACATGCTGTCATAGACGAGCTTCCAAACCGGCACCAGCGATTCTGTTTGCAACCCCCGGTCTTCCTTTGAATTTCAAATCTTTGGCCGCATCGCCTTTGCTAGACACATCCTTAAAACCACTGTGTCCCTTTTGTGGTATACTGCTACAAAGACTACAACCGGATTTCCTACTTTCTGCATCACCAACTTAA